Proteins encoded in a region of the Pseudomonas putida genome:
- a CDS encoding DUF5924 family protein, translating to MPQIPHIVQRIIELLKRYPGIIALGGFLSGIGSFILVDRQAGLASWVAILMLVSWVWLMLENTLTGLFARTFNREIPQPLLRYATQMIHQETLFFVLPFFFITTTWNSGQLVFTGLLGAAGLISITDPLYYKWLAPRRWLFLALHTLTLFAALLTALPIILHLTTAQSFKLALIAAMALSFPSLASSFPINNWRRAVALVVVTLSVGAGGWLLRSWVPPATLWMTEVAVSTEVLNRQPGESLDEIAASRIRSSGLYAYTAINAPRGLNERIYHVWQKDGQEVDRIALDIHGGRKEGYRAWTHKQNFPPNPVGKWQVRVLTEDGQVIGVLRFKVVDDAPAQ from the coding sequence ATGCCCCAAATCCCCCATATCGTCCAGCGCATCATCGAACTGCTCAAACGCTACCCCGGCATCATCGCGCTCGGCGGTTTCCTCTCCGGTATCGGCAGCTTCATCCTGGTCGATCGCCAAGCCGGCCTGGCCAGCTGGGTCGCCATACTCATGCTGGTCAGCTGGGTCTGGCTGATGCTGGAAAACACCCTCACCGGCTTGTTCGCACGCACCTTCAACCGCGAGATCCCGCAGCCGCTATTGCGCTACGCGACGCAGATGATCCACCAGGAAACACTGTTCTTCGTGCTGCCGTTCTTCTTCATCACCACCACCTGGAACAGCGGCCAATTGGTCTTCACTGGCTTGCTTGGCGCCGCCGGCCTGATTTCGATCACCGACCCCCTGTACTACAAGTGGCTGGCACCCCGGCGCTGGCTGTTCCTGGCACTGCACACCCTGACGCTGTTCGCCGCCCTGTTGACTGCGTTGCCGATCATCCTGCACCTGACCACCGCGCAAAGCTTCAAGCTGGCCCTGATCGCAGCCATGGCCCTGTCGTTCCCAAGCCTGGCCAGTAGCTTCCCGATCAACAACTGGCGCCGCGCCGTGGCGCTGGTGGTGGTTACCCTGTCGGTCGGTGCCGGCGGCTGGCTGTTGCGCTCCTGGGTGCCGCCAGCAACCCTGTGGATGACCGAGGTGGCGGTGAGCACCGAAGTACTCAACCGCCAGCCAGGCGAATCGCTGGACGAGATTGCCGCCAGTCGCATACGCAGCAGCGGCCTGTACGCCTATACCGCCATCAACGCGCCACGCGGCCTGAATGAGCGGATCTACCATGTGTGGCAAAAGGACGGCCAGGAGGTCGACCGCATAGCCCTGGACATCCACGGCGGGCGCAAGGAAGGCTACCGGGCCTGGACCCACAAGCAGAACTTCCCGCCCAACCCGGTAGGCAAGTGGCAGGTAAGGGTGCTGACCG
- a CDS encoding M16 family metallopeptidase, with amino-acid sequence MRCLMFVCLLICSLPSIALDRSRVEGYLLPNGLQVILKNGYERDHVAIRLVVGVGLDDFDCEQKELPHLLEHLLFSGIDEMGEGGLEERLQALGGEWNAYTSSADTTFVIEAPARNQRKVLDLLLAVIRDTRIDAKALATAKRIIEREDGGHYGHLQRWLDRQDIGHPASDQLATELGLKCPERSNLDDMTLEQVQALRDRWYAANNMTLIVVGGLDRLLPAYLERTFGELPATEPEERRNLESITQQAEQRRDLTRGWLGDSVKLHWLFIEPVLDNDHQATLDLLSRYLDWALYDQLRLRNGLSYGPSVQRESFGDTGLLSLNADLERDDIDKAVKVMQALFDHLRKEGLDPDTFARIKDASVAKESWSTQGNSALADYYWGALNDYTDGRFANPVRKLRQVSLAQANEALKALLKEDGYLRIEKPLLGYDELYGLVALIVGLILAAGLLRWRRQGPQRPSGATRQR; translated from the coding sequence ATGCGTTGCCTGATGTTCGTTTGCCTGCTGATCTGCAGCCTGCCCTCGATCGCCCTCGACCGCTCGCGGGTCGAAGGCTACCTGTTGCCCAATGGCCTGCAGGTCATCCTGAAAAACGGCTACGAACGTGATCATGTGGCAATTCGCCTGGTGGTCGGGGTGGGCCTGGATGACTTCGATTGCGAGCAGAAAGAACTGCCGCACCTGCTTGAGCACCTGTTGTTCAGCGGCATCGACGAAATGGGCGAGGGCGGCCTGGAAGAGCGCCTGCAGGCGCTTGGCGGCGAGTGGAACGCCTACACCAGCAGCGCCGACACGACTTTTGTCATCGAAGCCCCTGCGCGCAATCAGCGCAAGGTCCTCGACCTGCTGCTGGCGGTGATCCGCGATACCCGCATCGACGCCAAGGCCCTGGCCACCGCCAAGCGCATCATCGAACGCGAAGATGGCGGCCACTACGGCCACTTGCAGCGCTGGCTCGACCGCCAGGATATCGGCCACCCGGCCAGCGACCAGTTGGCCACCGAGCTGGGGCTGAAATGCCCGGAGCGCTCCAACCTCGACGACATGACCCTGGAGCAAGTACAGGCCTTGCGTGACCGCTGGTACGCGGCCAACAACATGACCCTGATCGTGGTCGGCGGCCTCGACCGTCTGCTGCCGGCGTATCTGGAGCGCACCTTTGGCGAACTGCCAGCAACTGAACCAGAAGAACGCCGCAACCTGGAAAGCATTACCCAGCAGGCCGAGCAGCGCCGCGACCTGACCCGTGGCTGGCTGGGCGACAGCGTCAAACTGCACTGGCTGTTCATCGAGCCCGTGCTGGACAACGACCACCAGGCCACCCTCGACCTGCTGTCGCGTTACCTGGACTGGGCGCTGTACGACCAGCTGCGACTGCGCAATGGGCTGTCCTATGGCCCTTCGGTGCAACGAGAAAGCTTCGGCGACACCGGCCTGCTCAGCCTCAATGCCGACCTTGAGCGCGATGACATCGACAAGGCGGTGAAGGTGATGCAGGCGCTGTTCGACCACCTGCGCAAGGAAGGCCTCGACCCAGACACCTTTGCCCGCATCAAGGACGCCAGCGTCGCCAAGGAAAGCTGGAGTACCCAGGGTAACAGTGCCTTGGCCGACTACTACTGGGGTGCGCTGAACGACTATACCGACGGGCGCTTCGCCAACCCGGTGCGCAAGCTGCGCCAGGTCAGCCTGGCCCAGGCCAACGAGGCGCTGAAGGCACTGCTCAAGGAGGACGGCTACCTGCGCATCGAAAAGCCGTTGCTTGGCTATGACGAACTATACGGGCTGGTCGCGCTGATAGTGGGCCTGATACTGGCGGCCGGGCTGCTGCGCTGGCGGCGGCAAGGCCCGCAACGGCCGAGTGGTGCTACACGGCAGCGGTGA
- a CDS encoding TerC family protein, producing the protein MEWLTSPEIWVAFFTLTALEIVLGIDNIIMISILVSRMPKHMQPRTRIFGLALAMVTRIMLLLSITWVMRLTADLFVVFGQGISGRDLILFFGGLFLLWKSSQEIYHGLEGEDENPDEPKGAGGKFFYTIIQIAIIDIVFSLDSVITAVGMVSHVPVMIAAIVVAVLVMMLCAGAISDFIDKHPSLKMLALSFLIVVGTVLIAEAFDVHVPKGYVYFAMAFSLAVEAINIRMRTAAARKAGKEHDPVKLRKDIPGQ; encoded by the coding sequence ATGGAATGGCTGACCAGCCCGGAAATCTGGGTTGCCTTTTTCACCCTTACCGCGCTTGAAATCGTCCTCGGTATCGACAACATCATCATGATCTCGATCCTGGTCAGCCGCATGCCCAAGCACATGCAGCCGCGCACCCGGATCTTCGGCCTGGCCCTGGCCATGGTCACCCGCATCATGCTGTTGCTGTCGATCACTTGGGTCATGCGCCTTACCGCCGACCTGTTCGTGGTGTTCGGCCAAGGCATCTCCGGGCGCGACCTGATCCTGTTCTTCGGTGGTCTGTTCCTGTTGTGGAAAAGCTCGCAAGAGATCTACCACGGCCTGGAAGGCGAAGACGAAAACCCGGACGAGCCAAAAGGCGCGGGTGGCAAGTTCTTCTACACCATCATCCAGATCGCCATCATCGACATCGTGTTCTCGCTGGACTCGGTGATCACCGCAGTGGGCATGGTTTCCCACGTTCCGGTCATGATCGCGGCCATCGTGGTTGCCGTGCTGGTGATGATGCTGTGCGCCGGCGCTATCAGCGACTTCATCGACAAGCACCCGTCGCTGAAGATGCTCGCGCTGTCGTTCCTGATCGTGGTCGGTACCGTGCTGATCGCCGAAGCGTTCGACGTGCATGTGCCCAAAGGCTACGTCTACTTTGCCATGGCGTTCTCGCTGGCAGTGGAAGCGATCAACATTCGCATGCGCACCGCCGCGGCCCGCAAGGCAGGCAAAGAGCATGATCCGGTGAAACTGCGCAAGGACATTCCGGGTCAATAA
- a CDS encoding CitMHS family transporter — protein sequence MLTFLGFAMVITFMYLIMTKRLSALIALILVPILFALFGGFSAKIGPMMLEGISKLAPTGVMLMFAILYFALMIDSGLFDPAVRKILKLVKGDPLKVSVGTAVLALVVSLDGDGATTYMICCAAMLPMYSRLGMSPRIMAGLIILAGGVMNMTPWGGPTARAASALHVDPSDIFVPMIPAMLFGVLAILAIAYMYGKRERARLGELHLPTDDIDHSEITVSQYPDARRPKLLYFNGALTAALMVALIAGVLPLPVLFMIAFSIAMIVNYPCLQQQKDRIAAHAGSVLAVTGLIFAAGIFTGILSGTGMVDAMSKSLLAVIPEALGPYLAVITAIVSMPFTFFMSNDAFYYGVLPVLAEAASHYGITPVEMARASIVGQPVHLLSPLVPSTYLLVALAGIEFGDHQRFTLKWAVLVCLCIMLAALLMGIFPLFSSL from the coding sequence ATGCTGACCTTCCTCGGCTTTGCCATGGTCATCACCTTCATGTACCTGATCATGACCAAGCGCCTGTCGGCCTTGATCGCGCTGATCCTGGTACCGATTCTGTTCGCCCTGTTCGGTGGTTTTTCCGCCAAGATCGGCCCCATGATGCTCGAAGGCATCAGCAAGCTCGCGCCAACCGGCGTGATGCTGATGTTCGCCATCCTCTACTTCGCCCTGATGATCGACTCCGGCCTGTTCGACCCGGCCGTGCGCAAGATCCTCAAACTGGTCAAGGGCGACCCGCTGAAGGTCTCGGTCGGCACCGCTGTACTGGCCCTGGTGGTCTCGCTCGATGGTGACGGCGCCACCACTTACATGATCTGCTGTGCCGCCATGCTGCCGATGTACAGCCGCCTGGGCATGAGCCCGCGGATCATGGCCGGCCTGATCATCCTCGCCGGCGGGGTGATGAACATGACCCCGTGGGGTGGCCCGACCGCCCGCGCTGCCAGCGCCCTGCACGTAGACCCATCGGACATCTTCGTGCCGATGATCCCGGCCATGCTGTTCGGTGTGCTGGCGATCCTGGCCATCGCCTACATGTACGGCAAGCGTGAACGTGCTCGCCTGGGCGAACTGCACCTGCCGACCGACGACATCGACCACAGTGAAATCACTGTCTCGCAGTACCCGGACGCACGCCGGCCCAAGCTGCTGTACTTCAACGGCGCACTGACCGCTGCCCTGATGGTCGCACTGATCGCCGGTGTACTGCCGCTGCCGGTGCTGTTCATGATCGCCTTCAGCATCGCGATGATCGTCAACTACCCATGCCTGCAGCAGCAGAAGGACCGCATCGCCGCCCACGCAGGCAGCGTACTGGCCGTGACCGGGCTGATCTTCGCCGCAGGCATCTTTACCGGCATCCTGTCCGGTACCGGCATGGTCGACGCCATGTCCAAGAGCCTGCTGGCGGTCATCCCCGAAGCGCTGGGCCCTTACCTGGCGGTGATCACCGCGATCGTGAGCATGCCGTTCACCTTCTTCATGTCCAACGATGCGTTCTACTACGGCGTGCTGCCAGTGCTGGCCGAAGCCGCCAGCCATTACGGCATCACCCCGGTAGAGATGGCCCGTGCGTCGATCGTCGGGCAGCCAGTACACCTGCTCAGCCCGCTGGTACCCTCCACCTACCTGCTGGTGGCCCTGGCCGGTATCGAATTTGGCGATCATCAGCGCTTTACACTCAAGTGGGCAGTGTTGGTGTGCCTGTGCATAATGCTCGCCGCACTGCTGATGGGGATTTTCCCGCTGTTCAGTAGTCTTTAA
- a CDS encoding GFA family protein: MQNVTEGGCHCGALRYRLEGDLTDIAHCHCSICRRVSGGLVVTWLTLPRSGFQWLAGEPNCYVAPASCSRYFCGHCGAHVALVTTHSPETVDVTVATLDHPELVRANRHIWVGSRLPWLHLDEQLPSEAEEKL; this comes from the coding sequence ATGCAGAATGTGACCGAAGGGGGCTGCCATTGCGGCGCCTTGCGTTACCGGTTGGAGGGCGACCTGACGGACATCGCCCATTGCCATTGTTCGATATGCCGCCGGGTAAGCGGCGGGCTGGTGGTGACCTGGCTCACCCTGCCTCGTTCGGGGTTTCAGTGGCTGGCGGGCGAACCCAACTGCTATGTGGCACCGGCCAGTTGCAGCCGGTACTTCTGTGGGCATTGCGGGGCGCATGTGGCATTGGTGACCACGCACAGCCCGGAAACGGTGGATGTGACGGTGGCGACGCTGGATCACCCGGAACTGGTCAGGGCCAACCGGCATATCTGGGTGGGCAGTCGGCTACCTTGGCTGCATCTGGATGAACAGTTGCCTTCCGAGGCTGAGGAGAAGCTTTAG
- a CDS encoding DUF4105 domain-containing protein has protein sequence MIRVRAWLLGCALTLLGTPALADLQLELQASGLDPQQTQASQALLDEAMGRLPPRFKQQLDRRVRVSWSDNMPADAYGQASLVSTLELNRRLLPSLTDGSAATERTNRPHGTVREELLATVLHELTHIYDRARLWPGAERSLIARCKRQQGTLGKIGLPEECRGQAERRFTLSDDPRLLDLAGWPQYVGRRGEREQHNGQFVRSPDSYELSSPKEYIAVNMEYFLLDPSYGCRRPALNQYLRQHFGWAPQQDTCAKGLPFINAGSDFARQPLGEIDPERVYEVDYLLAEANQNLVSRWGHSMLRLVICKPGRPRGPDCRLDLDQSLVLSYRAFVNDVQLSSWDGLVGNYPSRLFVLPLGQVIDEYTKTELRSLASVPLKLNREEIENLVRQAAEMHWSYDGNYWFLSNNCAVESLKLLRSGTANPRINDLDSIMPNGLLAVLKGRGLADTSVLDDPREALRLGYRFDSYRDRYQAMFEVLRKQLPIKQALVEDWLALEADQRRSWFAKADLRTSAALLLLEQASLRRQLLLAQDEVKQRYLNAAALKDGSVNKADATLKQMLANSGFLSRPAELLDAKGYGLPQPEERKHLEQVSSERQAQLLRLSTSLDKEVRALLEPSRAKEIAAIEANVKQIGEHLRALHKAAGGLQL, from the coding sequence GTGATTCGCGTGCGCGCCTGGCTGCTCGGCTGCGCCCTGACGCTGCTCGGCACGCCCGCCTTGGCCGACCTGCAGCTAGAGCTGCAGGCGTCCGGCCTGGACCCGCAGCAAACCCAAGCCTCACAGGCCCTGCTTGACGAGGCCATGGGCAGGCTGCCGCCGCGCTTCAAGCAACAGTTGGACCGCCGCGTGCGGGTCAGCTGGAGCGACAACATGCCTGCCGACGCCTATGGGCAGGCATCACTGGTATCCACCCTCGAGCTCAACCGCCGCTTGCTGCCCAGCCTCACCGACGGCAGCGCCGCCACCGAGCGCACCAACCGCCCCCATGGCACGGTGCGTGAAGAGCTGCTGGCCACCGTGTTGCACGAGCTCACCCATATCTACGACCGTGCCCGCCTGTGGCCCGGTGCCGAGCGTTCGCTGATCGCCCGCTGCAAGCGCCAGCAGGGCACGCTGGGCAAGATCGGCCTGCCTGAAGAATGTCGAGGCCAGGCTGAACGTCGATTCACCCTCAGCGACGACCCGCGCCTGCTCGACCTGGCCGGCTGGCCACAATACGTGGGCCGACGCGGCGAGCGCGAGCAACACAATGGCCAGTTCGTGCGTAGCCCCGACAGCTATGAACTAAGCAGCCCCAAGGAATACATCGCGGTCAACATGGAGTACTTCCTCCTCGACCCAAGCTACGGCTGCCGCCGTCCGGCGCTGAACCAGTACTTGCGCCAGCATTTCGGCTGGGCACCGCAACAGGACACCTGCGCCAAGGGCCTGCCGTTCATCAACGCTGGCAGTGACTTCGCTCGCCAGCCACTGGGTGAGATCGACCCCGAGCGGGTCTATGAAGTGGACTACCTGCTGGCCGAAGCCAACCAAAACCTGGTCAGCCGCTGGGGTCACAGCATGCTGCGCCTGGTGATCTGCAAACCGGGCCGCCCACGCGGTCCAGACTGCCGCCTGGACCTAGACCAAAGCCTGGTGCTTTCGTACCGCGCCTTCGTCAACGACGTGCAGCTGTCCAGCTGGGACGGCCTGGTCGGTAACTACCCGTCACGACTATTCGTATTGCCACTGGGCCAAGTGATCGACGAATACACCAAGACCGAACTGCGCAGCCTGGCCTCGGTGCCCTTGAAGCTCAACCGCGAAGAAATCGAGAACCTGGTGCGCCAGGCCGCCGAGATGCACTGGAGCTATGACGGCAACTACTGGTTCCTGTCCAACAACTGTGCAGTGGAGTCGTTGAAACTGCTGCGCAGCGGCACAGCCAACCCGCGCATAAATGACCTGGACAGCATCATGCCCAACGGTTTGCTGGCCGTGCTAAAGGGCAGGGGGCTGGCCGACACCAGCGTGCTTGATGACCCGCGCGAGGCGTTGCGCCTGGGCTACCGCTTCGATTCTTACCGCGACCGCTACCAGGCCATGTTCGAAGTGCTCAGGAAACAGCTGCCGATCAAGCAAGCCCTGGTTGAAGACTGGTTGGCCCTGGAGGCCGATCAACGTCGCAGCTGGTTCGCCAAGGCTGACCTGCGCACCAGCGCCGCGTTGCTGCTGCTCGAACAGGCCAGCCTTCGCCGGCAGCTTCTGCTGGCTCAAGACGAGGTCAAGCAGCGCTACCTGAATGCTGCGGCGCTGAAAGATGGCAGCGTCAACAAAGCTGACGCAACCCTCAAGCAGATGCTCGCCAACAGCGGTTTCCTCAGCCGTCCGGCAGAGTTGCTGGATGCCAAGGGCTACGGGCTGCCGCAACCCGAAGAGCGCAAGCACCTTGAGCAGGTGAGCAGCGAACGCCAGGCACAGCTGTTGCGCTTGAGCACCAGCCTGGACAAAGAGGTGAGGGCGCTGCTGGAGCCATCACGGGCCAAGGAAATTGCCGCGATCGAAGCCAATGTGAAGCAGATCGGCGAGCACTTGCGGGCGCTGCACAAGGCTGCGGGTGGCCTGCAATTGTGA
- a CDS encoding DUF2388 domain-containing protein, translating to MRKPLIAASLGMLLLADLAQAQTLVATSNIIVRAFGRSIDFTSDTTTSIRDSKVVREAHDDAASFVASNGDIRGVQLEAAFNTLRERVPEARGASDQVLAEAILAL from the coding sequence ATGCGTAAACCGCTGATTGCCGCTTCCCTCGGCATGCTGCTGCTGGCCGACCTGGCCCAGGCACAGACCCTGGTGGCTACCAGCAACATCATCGTGCGTGCCTTCGGCCGTTCGATCGACTTCACCTCGGACACCACCACGTCTATCCGTGATTCCAAAGTGGTGCGCGAAGCCCACGACGACGCTGCCAGCTTCGTCGCCAGCAACGGTGACATCCGCGGCGTCCAACTCGAGGCAGCCTTCAACACCCTGCGCGAGCGCGTACCAGAAGCGCGCGGCGCCAGCGACCAGGTACTGGCCGAAGCCATCCTCGCACTGTGA
- a CDS encoding DUF2388 domain-containing protein: MRYLLPLLFSVVGMASAHAMDTTTQGLVISGYATSQVTTAPFDRKLIRQARDDAAAFVASDGVIRGARLEAALESLRHNCARHTVGDLELAQAILVQ, encoded by the coding sequence ATGCGTTATCTGTTGCCGCTGCTGTTCTCCGTTGTCGGCATGGCCAGCGCCCATGCCATGGATACCACCACGCAAGGCCTGGTCATCTCGGGCTATGCCACCAGCCAGGTCACTACCGCGCCCTTCGATCGCAAACTGATCAGGCAGGCCCGTGATGATGCCGCCGCATTCGTTGCCAGCGATGGCGTGATCCGTGGTGCACGCCTGGAAGCCGCGCTGGAATCATTACGCCACAATTGTGCACGGCACACTGTCGGCGATCTGGAACTGGCGCAGGCAATTCTCGTCCAATAA
- a CDS encoding DUF2388 domain-containing protein gives MSRKHLLGAALLLGLAGTAHATSFVVTTDTVVRAVAASTDATSDLSSSFRDDKIVQAARDDAATFVGTQGDIRGARLESAFVHIRSNMPALQASDAQLAQAILAL, from the coding sequence ATGTCCCGTAAACACCTGCTTGGCGCCGCCCTGTTACTCGGCCTGGCTGGCACTGCCCACGCCACCAGCTTCGTTGTCACCACCGACACGGTAGTACGCGCCGTTGCCGCTTCCACTGACGCCACATCCGACCTTTCCTCGTCGTTCCGCGACGACAAGATCGTGCAGGCGGCCCGGGATGACGCCGCCACGTTCGTCGGCACTCAAGGCGATATCCGCGGTGCCCGCCTGGAAAGCGCCTTCGTGCACATCCGTTCGAACATGCCGGCCCTGCAAGCCAGCGATGCACAGCTGGCCCAGGCCATCCTGGCGCTCTGA
- a CDS encoding DUF1127 domain-containing protein translates to MERTLSSGLVFESNAQQSNASMPLRALSTLLLWQRRMASRRQLARLDSRLLADAGISESQRYEELSKPFWR, encoded by the coding sequence ATGGAACGTACCCTCAGTTCCGGTCTGGTTTTTGAAAGCAACGCCCAGCAATCCAACGCATCGATGCCGCTGCGCGCACTGTCCACCCTGCTGCTGTGGCAGCGCCGTATGGCCAGCCGCCGTCAACTGGCTCGCCTGGACAGCCGCCTGCTGGCCGACGCCGGTATCAGCGAGTCGCAGCGTTACGAAGAGCTGAGCAAGCCTTTCTGGCGCTAA
- a CDS encoding acetyl-CoA hydrolase/transferase family protein — translation MYRDRIRLSSLHSKVMSAADAAGLIEDGMTVGMSGFTRAGEAKAVPHALAERAKQSPLKISLMTGASLGNDLDKQLTEAGVLARRMPFQVDSTLRKAINDGQVMFIDQHLSETVEQLRNQQLKLPDIAVIEAVAITEQGHIVPTTSVGNSASFAIFAKQVIVEINLSHNTNLEGLHDIYIPTYRPTRTPIPLVKVDDRIGSTAIPIDPAKIVGIVISDQPDSPSTVLPPDDETQGIADHLINFLKKEVDAGRMTNKLGPLQAGIGSIANAVMCGLIESPFEDLTMYSEVLQDSTFDLIDAGKLSFASGSSITLSSRRNADVFGNLERYKDKLVLRPQEISNHPEVVRRLGIIGINTALEFDIYGNVNSTHVCGTRMMNGIGGSGDFARNAHLAVFVTKSIAKGGAISSVVPMVSHVDHTEHDVDILVTEQGLADLRGLAPRERARAIIDNCVHPDYRAALNDYFDRACQRGGHTPHILREALSWHENLEETGRMLAS, via the coding sequence ATGTACCGTGATCGTATCCGCTTGTCCTCCCTGCACAGCAAGGTAATGAGTGCGGCTGATGCCGCTGGTCTGATCGAGGACGGCATGACCGTCGGCATGAGCGGTTTCACCCGCGCCGGCGAAGCCAAGGCCGTACCGCATGCACTGGCCGAACGTGCCAAGCAGTCGCCACTGAAAATCAGCCTGATGACCGGCGCCAGCCTGGGCAACGACCTGGACAAGCAACTGACCGAGGCCGGCGTGCTGGCTCGCCGCATGCCGTTCCAGGTCGACAGCACCCTGCGCAAGGCCATTAACGATGGCCAGGTGATGTTCATCGACCAGCACCTGTCGGAAACCGTCGAGCAATTGCGCAACCAGCAGCTGAAGCTGCCGGACATCGCAGTCATCGAAGCCGTGGCCATCACCGAGCAAGGCCACATCGTGCCGACCACCTCGGTGGGCAACTCGGCCAGCTTCGCGATCTTCGCCAAGCAGGTGATTGTCGAGATCAACCTCTCGCACAACACCAACCTCGAAGGCCTGCATGACATCTACATCCCGACCTACCGCCCGACCCGCACCCCCATCCCGCTGGTCAAGGTAGACGACCGTATCGGCAGCACCGCCATCCCGATCGACCCGGCCAAGATCGTCGGTATCGTCATCAGCGACCAGCCAGACTCGCCGTCCACTGTGCTGCCGCCAGATGATGAAACCCAAGGCATCGCCGACCACCTGATCAACTTCCTCAAAAAGGAAGTGGACGCTGGCCGCATGACCAACAAGCTCGGCCCGCTGCAAGCCGGTATCGGCAGCATCGCCAACGCGGTGATGTGCGGCCTGATCGAATCGCCGTTCGAAGACCTGACCATGTACTCCGAAGTACTGCAGGACTCCACCTTCGACCTGATCGACGCCGGCAAGCTGAGCTTCGCCTCGGGTAGCTCGATCACCTTGTCCAGCCGCCGCAACGCCGACGTGTTCGGCAACCTGGAGCGCTACAAGGACAAGCTGGTGCTGCGCCCGCAGGAAATCTCCAACCACCCGGAAGTGGTACGTCGCCTGGGCATCATTGGTATCAACACCGCACTGGAGTTCGATATCTACGGCAACGTCAACTCCACCCACGTCTGCGGTACCCGGATGATGAACGGCATTGGCGGTTCGGGCGATTTCGCTCGTAACGCCCACCTGGCCGTATTCGTCACCAAGTCGATTGCCAAAGGTGGCGCGATTTCCAGCGTGGTGCCAATGGTCAGCCATGTCGATCACACCGAGCACGACGTGGACATCCTGGTCACCGAGCAGGGCCTTGCCGACCTGCGTGGTCTGGCGCCGCGCGAACGGGCACGGGCGATCATCGACAACTGTGTGCACCCAGACTACCGCGCTGCGCTGAACGATTACTTCGATCGCGCCTGCCAGCGTGGCGGCCATACCCCGCACATCCTGCGTGAAGCGTTGAGCTGGCACGAGAACCTGGAAGAAACCGGGCGCATGCTGGCTAGCTGA